The following coding sequences are from one Pirellulales bacterium window:
- a CDS encoding acetate/propionate family kinase — MGSSILTLNGGSSSIKFALFAPGDPPTRCTSGKIERIGQSGTTLTTKTAGSAAEAPRPIEAADPDSAARQLLEWLDRRVGLTSITGIGHRIVHGGARYTATQLVTPAVVDELRRLCPLDPEHLPGEIALIEGCGRRLPTVAQVACFDTAFHRDLPRVAALLPLPLHYFEAGIRRYGFHGISYAYLMEELARVTSPQEAAGRVILAHLGNGASMAAVHERKCVDTTMAFTPTAGLVMGTRSGDLDPGVLVHLVRSEQLSADALDELVNRRSGLLGLSETSADVRDLLDRRATDSRARDAIAVFCYQARKWIGAMAAALGGVDSLVFAGGIGENSVEVRAEICQALDFLGIRLDEQRNARGAGLISADNACCAVRVIHTDEESMIARDVKRILAELPRPPST, encoded by the coding sequence ATGGGCTCGTCGATTCTCACACTTAACGGTGGTTCGTCGAGCATCAAGTTCGCCCTGTTTGCGCCAGGCGATCCGCCCACGCGATGCACCTCGGGCAAGATCGAACGCATAGGGCAGAGCGGAACCACGCTCACCACCAAGACAGCCGGTAGCGCCGCCGAGGCTCCGCGGCCGATCGAAGCCGCCGATCCCGACTCCGCCGCGCGGCAATTGCTTGAATGGCTCGACCGTCGCGTCGGTTTAACTAGCATCACCGGCATCGGTCACCGCATCGTCCATGGAGGAGCCAGGTACACCGCAACGCAGCTGGTCACGCCGGCCGTGGTCGACGAACTCCGCAGGCTCTGTCCACTCGATCCTGAACATTTGCCGGGTGAGATTGCTTTGATCGAGGGTTGCGGTCGACGATTGCCAACGGTCGCCCAGGTGGCTTGCTTCGATACGGCTTTTCATCGCGATCTGCCACGCGTGGCGGCGCTGCTTCCGCTTCCTCTCCACTATTTCGAGGCCGGCATCCGACGCTACGGCTTCCACGGGATCTCATACGCGTACTTGATGGAAGAACTCGCGCGCGTGACCAGCCCACAAGAGGCCGCCGGGCGCGTGATCCTGGCGCACTTGGGCAACGGTGCGAGCATGGCCGCCGTGCATGAGCGAAAGTGCGTCGATACGACCATGGCCTTTACGCCCACGGCCGGCCTCGTCATGGGCACCCGCAGCGGCGATCTAGATCCCGGCGTTCTGGTGCACCTTGTCCGTAGTGAACAATTGAGCGCCGACGCACTCGACGAGTTAGTCAACCGGCGCTCGGGACTGTTAGGACTCTCGGAAACCAGCGCCGACGTGCGCGATCTGCTCGATCGACGCGCCACCGATTCGCGGGCCCGCGACGCCATCGCCGTGTTCTGTTATCAAGCGCGCAAATGGATCGGCGCGATGGCCGCGGCGCTAGGCGGCGTCGACTCGCTGGTGTTTGCCGGCGGAATTGGCGAGAATTCAGTTGAAGTTCGTGCCGAGATTTGCCAGGCGCTCGACTTTCTCGGTATTCGGCTGGACGAACAGCGCAATGCACGCGGCGCCGGACTGATCTCGGCCGACAACGCCTGCTGCGCCGTCCGTGTCATCCATACGGACGAAGAATCCATGATCGCCCGCGACGTCAAACGGATATTGGCAGAGTTGCCACGGCCCCCCTCGACCTAG